A section of the Dyella terrae genome encodes:
- a CDS encoding GspE/PulE family protein — protein MAASPQIASLLGRRGRLTLEDVLAALVVDGFLKADDAKEVRMGSRGGRSTVELHPLVLIANAKLPNQREPGRPLSLEALTEWLATQSGLPYLKIDPMKINVAAVTQVVSHAYAQRHRILPVAAAHGEVTFATTEPFDAGWATDLAHMLRRDVKRVVASPLDINRYLVEFYGVQRSIQLAQDAKANGGYDSSAILNFEQLVELGKSGEVGADDRHVVHIVDWLLQYAFEQRASDIHLEPRREAGHMRFRIDGVMHKVFELPSPVMTAVTARIKILSRMDVAEKRRPQDGRIKTRSSSGREVELRISTMPTAFGEKVVMRIFDPDIVAKDFSQLGFSPEEDALWRALVERPHGIVLVTGPTGSGKTTTLYSTLKHLATPELNVCTVEDPIEMVSPEFNQMQVQQALDLDFAAGVRTLLRQDPDIIMVGEIRDLSTAQMAVQASLTGHLVLSTLHTNDAPSAVTRLLDLGVPHYLIQSTLTGVVAQRLVRTLCPHCKQTATQDPHEWVALTHGWNLPVPEIVYKPVGCLECRNTGFVGRTGVYEMMQMTPKLRSLIASQLDLGRFGDAALAQGLRPLRISAAMQVAKGLTTVQEVLTVLPPMDVPDETSH, from the coding sequence ATGGCCGCTTCACCGCAAATCGCTTCCTTGCTGGGCCGACGTGGGCGCCTCACGCTGGAAGACGTGCTGGCGGCGCTGGTCGTCGACGGGTTCCTGAAGGCCGATGACGCCAAGGAAGTCCGCATGGGTTCGAGGGGTGGCCGCAGTACGGTGGAGCTGCATCCGCTGGTGCTGATCGCCAATGCCAAGCTGCCCAACCAGCGCGAGCCGGGGCGGCCACTGAGCCTCGAGGCGCTGACGGAATGGCTTGCCACGCAATCCGGGCTGCCGTATCTCAAAATCGATCCGATGAAGATCAACGTCGCCGCGGTCACGCAGGTGGTGAGCCATGCGTACGCGCAGCGGCATCGCATCCTGCCCGTAGCGGCGGCGCATGGCGAGGTGACTTTCGCCACGACCGAGCCGTTCGATGCCGGCTGGGCGACGGACCTGGCGCACATGCTGCGGCGCGATGTGAAGCGCGTGGTGGCCAGCCCGCTGGACATCAACCGCTATCTCGTCGAGTTTTACGGCGTGCAGCGTTCGATCCAGCTCGCGCAGGACGCCAAGGCGAACGGTGGTTACGACTCATCGGCGATCCTCAACTTCGAACAGCTGGTCGAGCTGGGCAAGAGCGGCGAGGTGGGTGCCGACGATCGCCACGTCGTGCATATCGTCGACTGGTTGCTGCAATACGCGTTCGAGCAGCGCGCGTCGGATATCCATCTGGAGCCGCGTCGCGAAGCGGGCCACATGCGTTTTCGCATCGATGGCGTGATGCACAAGGTGTTTGAGTTGCCCTCGCCGGTGATGACGGCGGTGACGGCGCGCATCAAGATTCTTTCGCGCATGGACGTGGCGGAAAAGCGGCGTCCGCAGGATGGCCGCATCAAGACGCGCTCGTCCTCGGGACGCGAAGTGGAGCTGCGCATTTCCACCATGCCGACGGCGTTTGGTGAAAAGGTGGTGATGCGAATCTTTGACCCGGACATCGTGGCGAAGGATTTTTCGCAGCTGGGATTTTCGCCGGAAGAGGATGCGCTGTGGCGCGCACTGGTGGAGCGACCGCACGGCATCGTGTTGGTGACGGGCCCCACTGGCTCGGGCAAAACGACGACGCTTTATTCGACGCTCAAGCATCTGGCGACGCCGGAACTGAACGTGTGCACGGTAGAAGATCCCATCGAAATGGTCTCGCCGGAGTTCAACCAGATGCAGGTGCAGCAGGCGCTGGACCTGGATTTCGCTGCGGGTGTGCGCACGCTGTTGCGCCAGGACCCTGACATCATCATGGTGGGTGAGATTCGCGACCTGTCGACCGCGCAGATGGCCGTGCAGGCCTCGCTGACGGGCCACCTGGTGCTGTCGACCCTGCATACGAACGATGCGCCGAGTGCCGTGACGCGCCTGCTCGATCTGGGCGTGCCGCATTATCTGATTCAGTCGACGTTGACGGGCGTGGTGGCACAACGTCTAGTGCGCACGCTGTGTCCGCATTGCAAGCAAACGGCGACGCAGGATCCGCACGAATGGGTTGCGCTGACGCACGGCTGGAACTTGCCGGTGCCGGAGATCGTCTATAAGCCGGTGGGCTGCCTGGAATGTCGCAACACGGGCTTCGTCGGTCGAACCGGTGTTTACGAGATGATGCAGATGACGCCCAAGCTGCGCAGCCTGATTGCTTCGCAGCTGGATCTCGGCCGCTTCGGCGATGCCGCGTTGGCGCAGGGCCTGCGGCCGTTGCGCATTTCGGCGGCCATGCAGGTGGCGAAGGGACTGACTACGGTGCAGGAAGTGCTGACGGTCCTGCCGCCGATGGATGTGCCTGACGAAACCTCACACTGA
- the glyS gene encoding glycine--tRNA ligase subunit beta, with protein MSAAKSLLIELGTEELPPKALDELALAFRRGVCDGLAKRGVEAALDQAMAYCSPRRLAVYIPSVATTQPEQTIERRGPAVNAALDAEGQPSKALQGFAQSCGVTVDQLEKLDTDKGAWFVFRATKPGQAVASLLPEIVDEALKGLPVPKPMRWSDHDYSFVRPAHWLVILHGADIIDGSVLGLESGRKSRGHRFMHPQPVHVANADSWLEAMLGAKVLADPAERRQRIRDEVAKAATITGGHPQLHEGLLDEIANLTEWPVAIACQFEREFLAVPPEALVTTMEANQKFVPVFDDNGKLTEHFIGVANIESKDPSEIRKGYERVIRPRFADAKFFWDEDLKTPLAGYQDQLKTVTYQQSLGSLWDKSVRVAELARIIANRVDVDAGQATRAAALSKCDLLTRMVGEFPELQGVMGRYYAAHHGETADVADALDSYYQPRFAGDAIAAGKVGQVLAVADRLDTLAGIFAVGLKPSGNKDPFALRRAALGLGRTLVEGKLELDLKATLVEALELLPEAALAAGLEKGAKAGKAPVLDAGKRRAELLGELYDFIIERLRGYYAEQGFTGEQFEAVLAVAPVSLVDFDRRLRAVAEFGRRPEALSLAAANKRVANILRKQAEEPGAQPIGDTVDSAHFEADAERSLALALSAARHDSAAALAAGDYTAVLARLAQLQAPVDAFFDSVLVNADDPKVRANRLALLGQLKSQFTAIADIARL; from the coding sequence ATGAGCGCCGCCAAGTCGCTGTTGATCGAACTGGGCACCGAAGAGCTGCCGCCCAAGGCGCTGGACGAACTCGCGCTCGCGTTCCGTCGCGGCGTGTGTGATGGTCTCGCCAAGCGTGGCGTGGAAGCGGCGCTCGACCAGGCCATGGCGTACTGCTCGCCGCGCCGTTTGGCCGTCTATATTCCGAGCGTCGCCACCACGCAGCCGGAACAAACCATCGAACGTCGCGGCCCCGCCGTCAATGCCGCACTCGACGCCGAAGGCCAGCCCAGCAAAGCGCTGCAAGGCTTTGCTCAGTCCTGCGGCGTCACCGTCGACCAATTGGAAAAACTCGATACCGACAAGGGCGCGTGGTTCGTCTTCCGCGCCACCAAGCCGGGCCAGGCGGTGGCATCGCTGCTGCCGGAGATCGTCGACGAGGCCTTGAAGGGCCTGCCTGTCCCGAAGCCCATGCGCTGGTCCGATCACGATTACAGCTTCGTGCGCCCCGCCCACTGGCTGGTCATCCTGCACGGCGCGGACATCATCGACGGTTCGGTGCTGGGCCTCGAAAGCGGCCGCAAGTCGCGCGGCCATCGCTTCATGCATCCCCAGCCGGTGCACGTCGCCAACGCCGACAGCTGGCTCGAAGCCATGCTCGGCGCCAAGGTGCTGGCCGATCCGGCTGAGCGTCGCCAGCGCATCCGTGACGAAGTGGCCAAGGCCGCCACGATCACCGGTGGTCATCCGCAGCTGCACGAAGGCCTGCTCGACGAGATCGCCAATCTCACCGAATGGCCCGTCGCGATCGCCTGCCAGTTCGAGCGCGAATTCCTCGCGGTGCCGCCCGAAGCGCTGGTCACCACGATGGAAGCCAACCAGAAGTTCGTGCCGGTCTTCGACGACAACGGCAAGCTCACCGAGCACTTCATCGGCGTGGCCAACATCGAGAGCAAGGACCCGTCCGAAATCCGCAAGGGCTACGAGCGCGTCATTCGCCCACGCTTCGCTGACGCGAAGTTCTTCTGGGACGAAGACCTGAAAACGCCGCTCGCCGGCTATCAGGACCAGCTCAAGACGGTTACCTACCAGCAGTCGCTGGGCAGCCTGTGGGACAAGAGCGTGCGCGTCGCGGAACTGGCCCGCATCATCGCCAACCGCGTTGACGTCGACGCCGGTCAGGCCACGCGCGCGGCCGCGCTGAGCAAGTGCGACCTGCTCACCCGGATGGTCGGCGAATTCCCCGAACTGCAGGGCGTCATGGGCCGTTACTACGCTGCGCATCACGGCGAAACCGCCGATGTCGCCGACGCCCTCGACAGCTACTACCAGCCGCGATTCGCCGGCGACGCCATTGCCGCCGGCAAGGTGGGGCAGGTGCTGGCCGTGGCCGATCGCCTGGACACGCTGGCGGGCATCTTCGCCGTGGGCCTCAAGCCCAGCGGCAACAAGGATCCCTTCGCGCTGCGCCGCGCGGCCCTGGGCCTGGGCCGCACGCTGGTCGAGGGCAAGCTGGAACTCGATCTCAAGGCCACCCTGGTCGAGGCGCTCGAACTCCTGCCCGAGGCCGCGCTGGCCGCCGGCCTGGAAAAGGGCGCCAAGGCCGGCAAGGCACCGGTACTCGACGCTGGCAAGCGCCGCGCCGAACTCCTGGGCGAGCTCTACGACTTCATCATCGAACGCCTGCGTGGCTACTACGCCGAGCAGGGCTTCACCGGTGAGCAGTTCGAAGCCGTGCTCGCCGTCGCGCCCGTGTCGCTGGTGGACTTCGATCGTCGCCTTCGTGCCGTCGCCGAATTCGGTCGTCGCCCGGAAGCACTCAGCCTCGCCGCCGCCAACAAGCGCGTGGCGAACATCCTGCGCAAGCAGGCGGAGGAACCCGGCGCGCAGCCGATCGGCGACACCGTGGATTCGGCGCATTTCGAAGCCGATGCCGAGCGATCCCTCGCACTGGCGCTCAGCGCTGCGCGTCACGACAGCGCAGCCGCGTTGGCGGCCGGCGATTACACCGCCGTGCTCGCACGACTCGCGCAGCTGCAGGCACCGGTCGACGCATTTTTCGACAGCGTGCTCGTCAATGCCGACGATCCGAAAGTGCGTGCGAATCGACTCGCCTTGCTGGGTCAGCTGAAGTCGCAGTTCACGGCTATCGCGGATATCGCGCGCCTGTAA
- a CDS encoding glutamine amidotransferase: MKPILIIRTGRAPDPIRARHGDFPHWFRLGADLAPAQLRIVDVERGEKLPSVKDVAGALITGSASMVTERLPWSEETAGWIRDAMDVDLPLFGVCYGHQLMAHALGGRVDYLPGGREIGTLPINVLSSARQDALAAALPSTFRAHTTHEQSVMEVPKGATVLAGSERDPHHLLRYGSNALSVQFHPEFNADVMRAYIHRKRDAMRSEGFDPHHTYRQVAATPIARRLLRHFARHHGLSGAK; the protein is encoded by the coding sequence ATGAAACCGATCCTCATCATTCGTACCGGACGCGCCCCGGATCCGATCCGCGCACGACACGGTGACTTCCCTCATTGGTTCCGGCTCGGCGCCGATCTGGCGCCGGCGCAGCTGCGCATTGTGGACGTGGAGAGAGGCGAGAAGCTGCCGTCGGTCAAGGACGTGGCGGGTGCATTGATTACCGGCTCGGCGTCGATGGTGACGGAGCGTTTGCCCTGGAGCGAGGAGACGGCTGGCTGGATTCGTGATGCCATGGACGTTGACCTGCCGCTGTTTGGCGTGTGCTACGGGCATCAGTTGATGGCTCACGCCCTGGGCGGCCGGGTGGATTACTTGCCCGGCGGGCGCGAGATCGGGACGCTGCCGATCAACGTCCTGTCATCGGCAAGACAGGACGCGCTGGCGGCAGCGCTGCCTTCGACTTTTCGCGCACATACCACGCACGAACAGAGTGTGATGGAAGTACCCAAGGGCGCGACGGTGCTAGCGGGATCGGAGCGCGATCCGCACCATTTGCTGCGCTATGGCAGCAATGCGCTGAGCGTGCAGTTCCATCCGGAATTCAACGCGGATGTCATGCGTGCCTATATCCATCGCAAGCGCGATGCGATGCGAAGCGAGGGGTTTGATCCGCATCACACCTATCGCCAGGTGGCGGCCACGCCCATTGCGCGACGGTTACTGCGGCACTTCGCGCGGCATCATGGGCTGAGTGGCGCGAAGTAA
- a CDS encoding DUF1820 family protein, giving the protein MRSNKLYKVTFLHLGKSYVLYARHVASSSLWGFTEVGDLVFEPVGEGLLVDPTEEKLRDEFKDTRVLHLPMQAVIRIEEVERKGALSIRDAADGQKVTPFPMPPKPVR; this is encoded by the coding sequence ATGCGCAGCAACAAACTCTACAAAGTTACCTTCCTCCACCTCGGCAAGAGCTACGTGCTCTATGCCCGCCACGTTGCATCCAGCTCGCTTTGGGGATTCACGGAGGTCGGTGATCTGGTGTTCGAGCCGGTCGGCGAAGGCCTGTTGGTCGACCCGACGGAAGAAAAGCTTCGAGATGAATTCAAGGACACGCGCGTGCTGCACCTGCCGATGCAGGCCGTCATTCGCATCGAGGAAGTCGAGCGCAAAGGTGCGCTCTCGATACGTGACGCGGCTGATGGCCAGAAGGTGACGCCATTCCCCATGCCGCCCAAGCCAGTCCGCTGA
- a CDS encoding TonB-dependent receptor yields the protein MNFRNTYRLRQLTLAVAMGLGLSGVAFSQQTAGDISGTATYAAGEMVVIKSVDSGLTRSVSVNADGKFRVPALPSGRYEISLVQDGKTVASSTTTVVAGQTAQVALGASEAAATSLTSVTVTANALPAIDVSTVETRTTFSAQQLNQLPVPRDAVSVALLAPGAVKGNAIFGNLPSFGGSSVAENSYYVNGFNVTNLYNNLSFGQVPFQAIDQMDVQTGGYGAQFGFSTGGVTSVNIKRGTNEWKGGVSWTTAPNALRSQPPTVYRSNGSTYRYYDDNSATTNTYTAWMGGPLVKDKLFIFALGDFTKGTGTTYGGASQTSTRNSLTGASGYDYSLKSPYWVVKVDWNITDSNHLEYTGFNNTDNTKYNYYSVNYTDGLPSKARYQGDLHTKYGGQTHVLKYTGYLTDDLTLTAQYGRMESNNSSYTVSASGITSRYNGDINAPASGCPWVAYNGAPWGATTCAITSSVDVYGGMDTRKAGRFDLEWKLGSHTLGGGYSDERWSSDAGTSYAGGAYHYYYTQPTPTDPGLVITYNFRTGGAVDVRQKSWYVEDHWLITDRFMLYGGIRNDNFNNKNGAGETFVKQDNIWQPRLGFSWDINGDSSLKLYGTAGRYSLPMAANVALRAATASLYTEDDSLYSGINPDGTPIIVGEFGGEGHYVYNGEDGSTPNPKAVASKKLKPYVQDEYILGVQKLLTSDISFFDNWTVGAKATYRKLRNTIDDTCDSRPFYNLAQQNGVGDAWPDEWTVPDGMGGCWIFNPGSALKLTTTLDGTSKTFDVTIPGNQLGPAAKRSYQGIELTAEKTTDKYYVNASYTWARSYGNTEGLVKSNNGQDDTGTTADFDFPEIMKGANGYLPNDRRHTFKLYGAWKFTPEWSVGANMLVQSGTPISCYGGGGGTLDTHFGYSGQWHVCNGKVSPEGGSGRTPWVWTFSPNVMYSPAWAKGLSMQLSVINLFNNDTETFVFEQSEGISNGGARTVYTNYKLPKYFNTPRYARFQVQYDFSL from the coding sequence ATGAACTTCCGCAACACCTACCGGTTGCGTCAGCTGACGCTTGCCGTCGCCATGGGCTTGGGCCTCAGTGGCGTTGCCTTCTCGCAGCAGACGGCGGGCGATATCTCGGGTACCGCCACCTACGCCGCCGGCGAGATGGTCGTGATCAAGAGCGTCGACTCGGGTCTGACCCGTTCGGTCAGCGTCAATGCTGATGGCAAGTTCCGCGTGCCGGCACTGCCCAGCGGTCGCTACGAAATCTCGCTCGTCCAGGACGGCAAGACCGTCGCTTCCAGCACGACCACCGTGGTCGCTGGCCAGACTGCCCAGGTCGCGCTCGGCGCTTCCGAAGCAGCTGCCACCAGCCTGACCAGCGTGACCGTCACCGCCAATGCTCTGCCGGCGATCGACGTGAGCACGGTGGAAACCCGCACCACGTTCAGCGCCCAGCAGCTCAACCAGCTGCCTGTGCCGCGTGACGCCGTCAGCGTCGCCCTGCTTGCTCCGGGCGCCGTGAAGGGCAACGCCATCTTCGGCAACCTGCCGTCGTTCGGTGGTTCGTCGGTTGCTGAAAACAGCTACTACGTCAACGGCTTCAACGTCACCAACCTGTACAACAACCTGTCGTTCGGCCAGGTGCCGTTCCAGGCCATCGACCAGATGGACGTGCAGACGGGTGGCTACGGTGCGCAGTTCGGTTTCTCGACCGGCGGCGTGACCTCGGTCAACATCAAGCGCGGTACCAACGAGTGGAAGGGCGGCGTCAGCTGGACCACCGCTCCGAACGCGTTGCGTTCGCAGCCGCCGACGGTCTACCGTTCGAACGGCAGCACCTACCGCTACTACGACGACAACTCCGCCACGACCAACACCTACACCGCCTGGATGGGTGGTCCGCTGGTCAAGGACAAGTTGTTCATCTTCGCCTTGGGTGACTTCACCAAGGGCACCGGCACCACCTACGGTGGCGCTTCGCAGACCAGCACGCGCAACTCGCTGACCGGCGCTTCTGGCTACGACTACTCGTTGAAGAGCCCGTACTGGGTTGTGAAGGTGGATTGGAACATCACCGACAGCAACCACCTCGAATACACCGGCTTCAACAACACCGATAACACCAAGTACAACTACTACTCGGTCAACTACACCGATGGCCTGCCGAGCAAGGCACGCTACCAGGGTGACCTGCACACCAAGTACGGTGGCCAGACCCACGTCCTGAAGTACACCGGCTACCTGACCGACGACCTGACCCTGACCGCTCAGTACGGCCGCATGGAGAGCAACAACTCCAGCTACACCGTGAGCGCCTCGGGCATCACGTCGCGCTACAACGGCGACATCAATGCACCGGCTTCGGGCTGCCCCTGGGTTGCCTACAACGGTGCGCCGTGGGGCGCGACCACCTGCGCCATTACGAGCAGCGTGGACGTCTACGGCGGCATGGATACCCGCAAGGCCGGCCGTTTCGACCTCGAGTGGAAGCTTGGCTCCCACACGCTCGGCGGCGGTTACTCGGATGAGCGTTGGTCGTCGGATGCCGGCACGTCGTACGCCGGTGGCGCCTACCACTACTACTACACCCAGCCGACCCCGACCGATCCTGGCCTCGTCATCACCTACAACTTCCGTACCGGCGGCGCTGTCGACGTGCGTCAGAAGTCCTGGTATGTCGAAGATCATTGGCTGATCACCGACCGCTTCATGCTGTACGGCGGTATCCGCAATGACAACTTCAACAACAAGAACGGTGCTGGCGAAACCTTCGTCAAGCAGGACAACATCTGGCAGCCGCGCCTCGGCTTCTCGTGGGACATCAACGGCGACTCGTCGCTGAAGCTCTACGGTACCGCCGGTCGTTACTCGCTGCCGATGGCCGCCAACGTCGCTCTCCGCGCCGCTACGGCTTCGCTGTACACCGAAGACGACAGCCTGTACTCGGGCATCAACCCGGACGGCACGCCGATCATCGTGGGCGAGTTTGGTGGCGAAGGTCACTACGTCTACAACGGTGAAGACGGCAGCACGCCGAACCCGAAGGCCGTTGCGTCCAAGAAGCTCAAGCCGTACGTGCAGGATGAATACATCCTGGGCGTGCAGAAGCTGCTCACCAGCGACATCAGCTTCTTCGACAACTGGACCGTGGGCGCGAAGGCGACCTACCGCAAGCTCCGCAACACGATCGACGACACCTGCGATTCGCGTCCGTTCTACAACCTCGCCCAGCAGAACGGCGTGGGCGACGCGTGGCCGGATGAGTGGACCGTTCCGGATGGCATGGGCGGTTGCTGGATCTTCAACCCGGGCAGCGCTCTGAAGCTGACCACCACGCTTGACGGCACCTCCAAGACCTTCGACGTCACCATCCCGGGCAACCAGCTTGGGCCGGCCGCGAAGCGTTCCTACCAGGGCATCGAGCTGACGGCTGAGAAGACCACGGACAAGTACTACGTCAACGCGTCGTACACCTGGGCTCGCAGCTACGGCAACACCGAAGGTCTGGTGAAGTCGAACAACGGTCAGGACGATACCGGCACCACCGCCGACTTCGACTTCCCGGAGATCATGAAGGGTGCCAACGGCTACCTGCCGAACGACCGTCGCCATACCTTCAAGCTGTACGGCGCCTGGAAGTTCACGCCTGAGTGGTCCGTGGGCGCCAACATGCTGGTGCAGTCCGGCACGCCGATCAGCTGCTACGGCGGCGGCGGTGGCACGCTCGACACCCACTTCGGCTACAGCGGCCAGTGGCACGTCTGCAACGGCAAGGTCTCGCCGGAAGGCGGTTCGGGTCGCACGCCGTGGGTGTGGACCTTCAGCCCGAACGTGATGTACTCGCCGGCATGGGCCAAGGGCCTGAGCATGCAGTTGTCGGTCATCAACCTGTTCAACAACGACACCGAAACGTTCGTGTTCGAACAGTCTGAAGGCATCAGCAACGGCGGCGCACGCACCGTCTACACCAACTACAAGCTGCCGAAGTACTTCAATACTCCGCGCTACGCTCGTTTCCAGGTGCAGTACGACTTCTCGCTGTAA
- the glyQ gene encoding glycine--tRNA ligase subunit alpha, whose product MSARTFQDVIQTLNRYWAAQGCVLLQPLDIEVGAGTFHPATFLRSLGPEPWAAAYVQPSRRPTDGRYGENPNRLQHYYQYQVVMKPNPENILELYIGSLKELGLDPLVHDLRFVEDNWESPTLGAWGLGWEVWLNGMEVTQFTYFQQAGGLECRPVTGEITYGLERLAMYLQNVDNVYDLVWTDGPRGKITYGDVYHQNEVEQSTYNFEHANVPELLRWFDVCEGEANKLIAAGLPLPAYEQVMKASHTFNLLDARRAISVTERQRYILRVRTLARSVAEAYVAQREKLGFPGLKNTKEQVA is encoded by the coding sequence ATGTCCGCCCGCACTTTTCAGGATGTGATCCAGACCCTCAACCGCTATTGGGCGGCCCAGGGGTGCGTACTGCTGCAGCCGCTCGACATCGAAGTCGGCGCCGGTACCTTCCACCCGGCCACGTTCCTGCGGTCGCTGGGCCCGGAACCCTGGGCAGCCGCCTATGTGCAGCCCTCCCGCCGTCCCACCGACGGCCGCTATGGCGAAAACCCCAACCGCCTGCAGCATTACTACCAGTACCAGGTGGTGATGAAGCCGAACCCGGAAAACATCCTTGAGCTCTACATCGGCTCGCTCAAGGAGCTGGGCCTCGATCCGCTGGTCCACGACCTGCGCTTCGTCGAAGACAACTGGGAATCGCCGACGCTCGGCGCCTGGGGCCTGGGCTGGGAGGTCTGGCTCAACGGCATGGAAGTCACCCAGTTCACGTACTTCCAGCAGGCCGGTGGCCTCGAATGCCGCCCGGTCACGGGCGAAATCACCTATGGCCTGGAACGTCTGGCCATGTACCTGCAGAACGTCGACAACGTCTACGACCTCGTCTGGACCGACGGCCCGCGCGGCAAGATCACCTACGGCGACGTCTACCACCAGAACGAAGTCGAGCAGAGCACCTACAACTTCGAACACGCCAACGTGCCGGAGCTGCTGCGCTGGTTCGACGTGTGCGAAGGCGAAGCCAACAAGCTCATTGCCGCCGGTCTTCCATTGCCTGCCTACGAGCAGGTGATGAAAGCCAGCCACACCTTCAACCTGCTCGATGCGCGCCGCGCCATCAGCGTGACCGAACGCCAGCGCTACATCCTGCGCGTGCGCACGCTCGCTCGCAGCGTCGCCGAAGCCTACGTCGCGCAGCGCGAAAAGCTCGGTTTTCCGGGCCTCAAGAACACCAAGGAGCAGGTCGCATGA
- a CDS encoding helix-turn-helix domain-containing protein produces the protein MATQIITTVSNASTFADRIKVLIQRVGSVTEIARMCGFSEGVVRSWRDGNTDPSRARCVTLAKTMGISLVWLVAGEGTMIQTEALASGETTTESATNHRRGKLGAAAETLTTSGLAMDPQRLNTALRILQSELDLAESQLSLADNADLLADLYDILGPGGSDVAATEMVAFNHRLADRVRAGRHIA, from the coding sequence ATGGCTACGCAAATTATTACGACGGTCTCGAACGCCTCAACGTTCGCTGATCGAATCAAGGTCCTGATCCAGCGGGTGGGCAGCGTCACGGAGATCGCGCGAATGTGCGGTTTTTCCGAAGGCGTCGTGCGCAGCTGGCGCGACGGCAACACCGATCCTTCCCGCGCGCGATGCGTGACGCTGGCCAAGACCATGGGCATCTCGCTCGTGTGGCTGGTGGCCGGCGAAGGCACGATGATCCAGACCGAAGCGCTGGCCAGTGGCGAGACCACCACCGAAAGTGCCACCAATCATCGACGCGGCAAGCTGGGTGCAGCTGCCGAAACGTTGACGACGAGCGGGCTCGCGATGGATCCGCAGCGACTCAACACCGCGCTGCGCATTCTGCAGTCGGAGCTGGATCTTGCCGAGAGCCAGTTGTCCCTTGCGGACAATGCCGATCTGCTCGCCGATCTTTACGACATTCTTGGACCGGGCGGCAGCGATGTGGCTGCCACCGAGATGGTCGCATTCAATCATCGCCTGGCCGATCGCGTTCGCGCGGGGCGTCACATCGCCTGA